The Anaeromicrobium sediminis genome window below encodes:
- a CDS encoding ATP-NAD kinase family protein: MKKIGFIINPIAGMGGRVGLKGTDGMVEKAIELGAIPQAPIRAKKALVELLEFKDSVQIVTAYGEMGESIAKDLGFNTKTVYNSLNLKTSCEDTIKGARKIIKENIDILIFAGGDGTARDIFTAVGLDCVTIGIPAGVKIHSPVYAQNPRKAGELVKKYLNGKIGQVNEVEVLDIDEKAYRKGIVNTQLYGYLNIPYEKNFTQNRKAPSPLSEKANQNLIALDIIDNMKEDTLYIIGPGTTTRAIMENLNLPNSLLGVDIVMNKNIVKKDVTEKDILKEIKSRKCKLILTPTGGQGYILGRGNHQISPSVIEHVGRNNIIIASTSQKITSLYGRPLMVDTGNEEIDKSLSGYMRITIGYGEYTIYPVKC; the protein is encoded by the coding sequence TTGAAAAAGATAGGATTTATAATAAATCCCATTGCAGGTATGGGTGGGAGAGTTGGATTAAAGGGTACTGACGGGATGGTAGAAAAAGCTATAGAGCTTGGGGCCATCCCTCAGGCACCTATAAGAGCTAAAAAAGCACTAGTAGAATTACTAGAGTTTAAAGATAGTGTACAGATAGTGACAGCTTATGGGGAAATGGGTGAAAGTATAGCAAAAGACCTTGGTTTTAATACAAAAACTGTTTATAATAGTTTAAATTTAAAGACATCATGTGAAGATACAATAAAGGGAGCCAGGAAGATTATAAAGGAAAATATAGATATATTAATATTTGCTGGTGGAGATGGAACTGCTAGGGATATATTCACTGCTGTAGGACTTGATTGTGTCACAATAGGTATTCCTGCAGGAGTAAAAATACATTCTCCCGTATATGCTCAAAATCCTAGAAAAGCTGGTGAATTAGTTAAAAAATATCTAAATGGCAAAATAGGCCAAGTAAATGAAGTGGAAGTTTTAGATATTGATGAGAAAGCTTACAGAAAGGGAATCGTAAATACACAATTATATGGATATCTTAATATACCTTACGAAAAGAATTTCACACAGAATAGAAAAGCACCATCACCTCTTAGTGAAAAGGCAAATCAAAATTTAATAGCATTAGATATTATAGATAACATGAAAGAAGATACATTATATATAATAGGGCCAGGAACTACTACAAGAGCTATTATGGAGAACCTAAATTTACCAAATTCCTTATTAGGAGTAGATATTGTAATGAATAAAAATATAGTAAAGAAGGATGTTACAGAGAAAGATATATTGAAAGAAATAAAGAGTAGAAAGTGCAAGCTAATATTAACTCCAACAGGAGGCCAAGGATATATATTAGGAAGAGGAAATCATCAAATTAGTCCTTCTGTCATTGAACATGTGGGCAGAAATAATATTATAATAGCCAGTACATCTCAAAAGATAACTTCATTATATGGACGCCCTTTAATGGTAGATACGGGGAATGAAGAAATAGATAAAAGTTTAAGTGGATATATGAGAATTACCATTGGATATGGTGAATATACCATTTATCCAGTGAAATGTTAA
- a CDS encoding M1 family metallopeptidase, which translates to MRLIFSKRKIKVMGIILGLLFMANFASEYEILKSVPTGFQREYENETSTEYNIKGEFDPVEKLVTIKENISYINTSKATFKSIYLHLYPNAFKEEKTVPFEECDMPLAYPNGFESGYMRIINVKSGNENLKFNVIGIGDSILKIELKEDLKPGEKVHVDIDYMLKIPPSCGRFGYGSDTINLGNWYPIMAVYDEKGWNLDPYFAIGDPFYSHVANYRVEILVPKEYNMAYSGKIIKKEEINGKIRWTMEGKNIRDFALIISDKYKVRETDLDGITVKSYSLEEDYIGLALETAEDSVKIFNSLYGKYPYDQITVAASDFFIGGMEYPNIVFIDKSLYSEERKQTLEYVVAHEVAHQWWYGLVGNNEVKEAWLDEALTEYSTLLYYEKKYGKKAKNAIYEDMIVRYYNAYKNSKNGNTEKVYRSVSEFNNSREYQALVYFKGAIFVENLRKELGDDTFFKILKVYFDKYKYKIAKTDDFLNVCEQISNQNLEHFFKKWIDFEKR; encoded by the coding sequence ATGCGTTTGATTTTTAGTAAGAGAAAAATAAAGGTTATGGGAATAATATTAGGCCTATTGTTCATGGCAAATTTTGCTTCCGAGTATGAAATCTTAAAGAGTGTTCCCACTGGTTTTCAAAGGGAATACGAAAATGAAACTTCTACCGAGTACAATATTAAAGGAGAATTTGATCCAGTAGAAAAACTAGTAACTATAAAGGAAAATATTTCATATATAAATACTAGCAAGGCTACTTTTAAAAGTATATATCTTCATTTGTATCCTAATGCTTTTAAAGAAGAAAAGACTGTTCCATTTGAAGAATGCGATATGCCATTAGCTTATCCTAATGGATTTGAATCTGGATATATGAGAATAATAAATGTTAAGAGTGGAAATGAAAACTTAAAGTTTAATGTAATTGGTATTGGAGATAGTATATTAAAAATAGAATTAAAAGAAGATTTAAAACCTGGAGAAAAAGTTCATGTAGATATTGACTATATGTTAAAGATACCTCCTTCCTGCGGACGTTTTGGATATGGAAGTGATACTATAAACTTGGGAAATTGGTACCCTATTATGGCTGTCTATGATGAAAAAGGATGGAACTTAGACCCATATTTTGCCATTGGAGATCCTTTTTATAGCCATGTTGCAAATTATAGGGTAGAAATTTTAGTTCCAAAGGAATATAATATGGCCTATTCTGGGAAAATTATTAAAAAGGAAGAAATTAATGGAAAAATACGATGGACTATGGAGGGCAAAAACATAAGGGATTTTGCTTTAATTATAAGTGATAAATATAAAGTTAGAGAAACTGATTTAGATGGTATAACAGTAAAATCCTATTCCTTAGAAGAAGATTATATAGGTTTGGCATTAGAGACTGCTGAGGATAGTGTTAAAATATTTAATAGTCTCTATGGCAAATACCCATATGACCAAATTACAGTAGCCGCATCAGATTTTTTTATAGGTGGTATGGAGTATCCTAATATAGTTTTTATAGATAAGAGTCTTTACTCTGAAGAAAGGAAACAGACCCTAGAGTATGTAGTAGCTCATGAAGTGGCCCATCAATGGTGGTATGGCCTCGTTGGCAATAATGAAGTTAAAGAAGCTTGGTTAGATGAAGCATTAACAGAGTATTCAACTTTACTATATTATGAAAAAAAATATGGGAAAAAAGCTAAGAATGCCATATATGAGGATATGATAGTAAGATATTATAATGCATATAAAAATAGTAAAAATGGTAATACTGAAAAAGTATATAGGAGTGTATCAGAATTTAATAATTCTAGAGAATATCAAGCTTTAGTTTATTTTAAAGGTGCCATATTTGTGGAAAATTTAAGAAAAGAATTAGGAGATGATACTTTTTTTAAGATATTGAAGGTGTACTTTGACAAATATAAATATAAAATTGCCAAAACTGATGACTTTTTAAATGTATGTGAACAGATATCTAACCAAAATTTGGAGCATTTCTTCAAAAAATGGATAGATTTTGAGAAAAGATAA
- the gcvPA gene encoding aminomethyl-transferring glycine dehydrogenase subunit GcvPA, with protein sequence MAIKGFKNHPYIPNSDVETQNEMLREIGLNSLEELHDEVPESLKLKENMKLPKAFRSEYELKKHVERILKKNKSCSDYLNFLGAGCAQHYVPAICDEVNSRGEFLTAYGGEPYNDHGRFQSLFEYESMVAELVDMDVVNVPTMDGPQASATSIRMASRITGKKEVLIPEILDKEKFLIIKNYCSPDISLVEVKYDQETGYMDLEDLKGKISDNTAAVYFENPTFVGVIEPNGDKISQIAHQAGAISVVGVDPSSLGLLTPPPQYGADIVCGDLQPLGIHMNYGGGQAGFMATRDEEKYVMEFPSRLFGLAPTSVEGEYGFGDVAYDRTSFGHHREHGKEYVGTQSALWGITAGVYLATMGPVGMRELGEGILQRSQYAIEKMNEIKGVKGSYFNSVSFKEFVVDFNESGKTVEEVNKELLNRGIFGGKDLSNDFQNLGQCALYCVTEIHTKEDIDRLVNEIKEIVEGC encoded by the coding sequence ATGGCAATCAAAGGTTTTAAAAATCACCCATATATTCCAAATTCAGATGTGGAAACTCAAAATGAAATGTTAAGGGAAATTGGGTTAAATAGTTTAGAAGAGTTACATGATGAAGTACCAGAAAGTTTAAAGTTAAAAGAAAATATGAAATTACCAAAGGCATTTAGATCAGAGTATGAATTAAAGAAGCATGTGGAGAGGATTCTTAAGAAAAATAAAAGTTGTAGTGATTACTTAAACTTTTTAGGAGCGGGTTGTGCGCAACATTATGTTCCTGCCATATGTGATGAAGTAAACTCTAGGGGAGAATTTTTAACTGCATATGGTGGAGAGCCATATAATGACCATGGCAGATTCCAATCCCTATTTGAATATGAAAGTATGGTGGCAGAATTAGTAGATATGGATGTGGTAAATGTACCTACTATGGATGGCCCACAGGCCAGTGCCACATCCATAAGAATGGCTAGTAGAATTACAGGGAAAAAAGAAGTTTTAATCCCTGAAATTTTAGATAAAGAGAAGTTCTTAATAATTAAAAACTATTGTTCACCAGATATAAGTCTTGTAGAGGTTAAATATGACCAAGAAACAGGTTATATGGATTTAGAGGATTTAAAAGGCAAAATTTCAGATAATACAGCTGCTGTATATTTTGAAAATCCCACATTCGTAGGTGTAATAGAACCAAATGGAGATAAAATATCTCAGATAGCCCATCAGGCGGGAGCTATTAGTGTGGTTGGAGTAGACCCAAGTTCTTTAGGACTATTAACACCTCCACCTCAATATGGAGCAGATATAGTTTGTGGAGATTTACAACCATTGGGAATTCATATGAATTATGGTGGCGGTCAAGCTGGATTTATGGCAACTAGGGATGAAGAAAAATATGTAATGGAATTCCCATCTAGATTATTTGGTCTAGCACCTACTTCTGTTGAAGGTGAATATGGATTTGGTGATGTTGCTTATGATAGAACTTCATTTGGACATCATAGAGAACACGGAAAAGAATATGTAGGAACTCAATCGGCATTATGGGGTATTACAGCTGGAGTATACTTAGCTACTATGGGACCTGTAGGTATGAGAGAGTTAGGAGAAGGAATACTACAAAGAAGTCAATATGCTATAGAAAAAATGAATGAAATTAAAGGTGTTAAGGGAAGTTATTTTAACTCTGTATCATTTAAAGAGTTTGTAGTAGACTTTAACGAATCAGGTAAAACTGTAGAGGAAGTAAATAAGGAATTATTAAATAGAGGAATTTTTGGTGGTAAGGATTTATCTAATGATTTCCAAAATTTAGGTCAATGTGCCCTTTATTGTGTAACAGAAATCCACACTAAAGAAGATATTGATAGATTGGTAAATGAAATTAAAGAAATTGTTGAAGGTTGTTAG
- a CDS encoding ATP-binding protein codes for MAKNISKTILLEYEKSRDKAEKELEDRKKQVHALLPKLKEIEDEINKTGIHMAKAILTNAHNYDQYLSELKVTLESLKQEKAILLTENNVPLNYLEIQYNCTSCNDTGFLQNGRKCTCFKQKLINHAYKMSNLDKVLEKENFNNFKISLYDNNPFEGEELTPYENMQHVLEDCGLFVNNFNQSNENLLFYGTTGLGKTFMCNCIAKELLDRGKIVVYQTAFKILDIIEQYKFSKVKDPLIKESYQMLFDCDLLIIDDLGTELTNTFTNSEIFHILNTRLINDKKLIISTNLGPKEIATTYSERIFSRIFSKFKVMKFYGDDLRWEV; via the coding sequence ATGGCAAAAAATATTTCAAAGACTATACTCCTTGAATATGAAAAATCTAGAGACAAAGCTGAAAAAGAACTAGAAGATAGAAAAAAACAAGTTCACGCCCTATTACCTAAGCTTAAAGAAATAGAAGATGAGATAAATAAAACAGGAATTCATATGGCCAAGGCCATATTAACTAATGCCCATAATTATGATCAATACCTAAGTGAATTAAAAGTAACTTTAGAAAGTTTAAAGCAGGAAAAGGCCATATTGTTAACAGAAAATAACGTTCCCCTTAACTACCTGGAAATTCAATATAATTGTACAAGCTGTAATGATACGGGCTTTCTACAAAATGGTCGTAAATGTACATGTTTTAAGCAAAAACTCATAAACCATGCCTATAAAATGTCTAATTTAGATAAGGTGTTAGAAAAAGAAAATTTTAATAACTTTAAAATAAGTTTATACGATAACAATCCCTTTGAGGGAGAAGAATTAACACCCTACGAGAATATGCAACATGTACTAGAAGATTGTGGTCTCTTTGTAAATAATTTTAATCAAAGTAATGAAAACTTATTATTTTATGGAACTACAGGATTAGGTAAAACTTTCATGTGTAACTGCATAGCCAAAGAATTACTAGATAGGGGTAAGATAGTAGTTTATCAAACGGCATTTAAAATATTAGATATTATTGAACAATATAAATTTAGCAAGGTTAAAGACCCTTTAATCAAAGAGAGTTACCAAATGTTATTTGATTGCGATTTACTCATTATAGACGATTTAGGAACTGAACTAACTAATACCTTTACTAATTCAGAAATATTTCACATATTAAATACTAGATTAATAAATGATAAAAAACTTATCATCTCCACAAACTTGGGTCCAAAGGAAATTGCTACTACCTATAGTGAGCGAATTTTCTCAAGGATATTTAGTAAATTTAAGGTAATGAAGTTTTATGGTGATGATTTAAGATGGGAAGTATAA
- a CDS encoding DnaD domain-containing protein, whose amino-acid sequence MHFFKETTKIDLGDTSVENIFINDFMPMANGTHVKVYLLGYKYANDRDPSLSVNNQTIGRHLSIPLSDVMDAWDFWEKKGIIKKHFTSDDNPYDFTVEFLSLKQLYIDNNYKATNSVAEADEPVSGTYSCSAKDLLEAKKVPEINDMFYEVNQLLKRSLYPNEMKIVLEWIYNYSMDPDLIIRAFDYCVEKKNIKNINYVGAVIRNWYDNGITTGEKLDNYLEQTDTKFSQYKRVFKALGFGHRPPSENEKRIMDVWFNEWNFSMELVLKACENSSKTSNPNINFINSILKGWKQDKINTIDEVNAKEAAHKEKGAVNKAPVKKGFSNNRFHNFKQRTDKYSSDELEKLVRRKR is encoded by the coding sequence ATGCACTTTTTTAAAGAAACAACTAAAATAGACTTGGGAGATACTTCTGTAGAAAATATATTTATAAATGATTTTATGCCCATGGCTAATGGAACCCATGTGAAAGTATATCTCCTTGGATACAAATACGCAAATGATAGAGATCCCTCTCTTAGTGTGAATAATCAAACTATAGGAAGACATCTTAGTATCCCCTTATCTGACGTAATGGACGCATGGGATTTCTGGGAAAAAAAAGGCATAATAAAAAAGCACTTCACAAGTGATGATAATCCTTATGATTTTACAGTTGAATTTTTAAGTTTGAAGCAACTGTATATAGATAATAATTACAAAGCTACTAATAGTGTTGCAGAAGCTGATGAACCCGTATCAGGTACTTACTCTTGTTCTGCTAAAGATTTACTAGAAGCAAAAAAAGTTCCTGAGATTAATGATATGTTCTACGAAGTAAATCAACTTCTAAAAAGAAGTCTATATCCTAACGAAATGAAGATTGTATTAGAATGGATTTACAACTATAGTATGGATCCTGATTTAATAATAAGAGCCTTTGATTATTGTGTAGAGAAAAAGAACATTAAGAATATAAACTATGTGGGTGCTGTCATAAGAAATTGGTATGATAATGGCATTACTACAGGTGAAAAGCTAGATAACTATTTAGAACAAACGGATACAAAGTTTTCTCAATACAAAAGGGTATTTAAGGCATTAGGTTTTGGTCACAGACCTCCATCTGAAAATGAAAAGAGAATTATGGATGTTTGGTTTAACGAATGGAATTTTTCTATGGAATTAGTTTTAAAAGCCTGTGAAAATTCTTCTAAAACTTCTAACCCTAACATTAACTTTATAAACAGTATATTAAAAGGATGGAAACAAGATAAGATTAATACAATTGATGAAGTAAACGCCAAAGAGGCAGCCCATAAAGAAAAAGGTGCTGTAAATAAAGCTCCTGTGAAAAAGGGCTTTTCTAATAATAGATTTCATAACTTTAAGCAACGTACTGATAAATATTCCAGTGATGAACTAGAAAAATTAGTCCGAAGAAAGAGGTAG
- the gcvPB gene encoding aminomethyl-transferring glycine dehydrogenase subunit GcvPB, with the protein MKRIDRSHKVRNFHQAKWDEPIIYELSKKGERGILVPEVCDEIKERVGDCVSKLPEGMNRKEPVNLPEMSQSRVLRHYVRLSQETLGADVNIEIGQGTCTVKYSPKVNEQLSRMTEIADLHPLQDESTVQGILEIIHSTDEYMREISGMSRFTFQPGGGSQGILTMASIIRKYHEEKGQDHIKDEIITTVYSHPSDAAAPAVKGYKIIHIHPDENGYPDFEAFKAAVNERTAGFIVANPEDTGVYNPKVKEFTSLVHEYDGLCGYDQANANGLLGVTRAKEAGFDMCFFNLHKTFSTPHGCGGPASGATGVVEKLVKYLPGPLVEKCEDKYTLSYDLLDEEYSIGKVRLFLGVAPVILKAYSWIRSLGAEGLYEVAKIAVLNNNYLFNKLMKLDCVDAPYIRGKQRIEQVRYTLEKLTEETGITTGDIQRRMMDFGMHYWTSHHPYHIPEPITLEPTETPSKEDLDEYIATLEHIFKECYENPEIVKTAPHSSVCHQVDESGLDDPSEWALSWRTYLRKTSDQ; encoded by the coding sequence ATGAAGAGAATAGATAGAAGCCATAAAGTTAGAAATTTCCATCAAGCAAAGTGGGATGAACCAATAATATATGAGCTAAGTAAAAAAGGGGAAAGAGGAATTTTAGTTCCGGAAGTTTGTGACGAGATTAAAGAAAGGGTAGGAGATTGTGTATCTAAATTACCAGAGGGTATGAACAGAAAAGAGCCAGTTAACTTACCTGAAATGTCCCAATCAAGAGTACTTAGACACTATGTAAGATTATCTCAAGAAACATTAGGAGCAGATGTGAATATAGAAATAGGTCAGGGAACTTGTACAGTAAAGTATAGCCCTAAGGTAAATGAACAATTATCAAGAATGACTGAAATAGCAGATTTACACCCTCTTCAAGATGAATCCACTGTACAGGGGATATTAGAGATAATTCATAGTACAGATGAATATATGAGAGAAATCTCCGGTATGAGCAGGTTTACATTCCAACCAGGTGGTGGAAGTCAAGGTATATTAACTATGGCTTCTATAATTAGAAAATATCATGAAGAAAAGGGTCAAGATCATATAAAAGATGAAATAATAACTACAGTATATTCTCATCCATCTGATGCAGCAGCACCAGCTGTTAAAGGATATAAGATAATTCATATTCATCCAGATGAAAATGGATATCCAGACTTTGAAGCTTTCAAAGCTGCAGTAAATGAAAGAACAGCAGGTTTCATAGTGGCCAACCCGGAGGATACGGGAGTATATAACCCTAAAGTTAAAGAGTTTACATCTTTAGTTCATGAATACGATGGTCTTTGTGGATATGACCAAGCTAATGCAAATGGATTATTAGGAGTTACAAGAGCTAAAGAGGCAGGATTTGATATGTGCTTCTTTAACCTACATAAAACATTCTCAACACCACATGGTTGTGGAGGACCAGCTTCAGGGGCTACAGGTGTTGTGGAAAAATTAGTAAAATACTTACCAGGACCATTAGTTGAAAAGTGTGAAGATAAATATACACTAAGTTATGATCTTTTAGATGAAGAATATAGCATAGGAAAAGTTAGATTATTCTTAGGTGTGGCACCAGTAATTTTAAAGGCTTATTCTTGGATAAGAAGTTTAGGAGCAGAAGGATTATATGAAGTTGCTAAGATAGCTGTATTAAATAATAATTACTTATTTAATAAGTTAATGAAGTTAGATTGTGTAGATGCACCTTACATTAGAGGAAAGCAAAGAATTGAACAGGTTAGATATACTCTTGAAAAATTAACTGAGGAAACGGGAATTACTACGGGAGATATCCAACGTAGAATGATGGATTTTGGAATGCACTACTGGACTAGTCATCATCCATATCATATTCCAGAACCAATAACATTAGAGCCTACAGAAACACCGTCAAAGGAAGATTTAGATGAGTATATTGCCACATTAGAACATATATTTAAAGAGTGTTATGAAAATCCTGAGATTGTAAAAACTGCACCCCATAGCAGTGTTTGTCATCAAGTGGATGAATCTGGCTTAGATGATCCTAGTGAGTGGGCACTATCTTGGAGAACTTACCTAAGAAAGACTTCAGATCAGTAG
- a CDS encoding SDR family NAD(P)-dependent oxidoreductase: protein MEKKIDKLSLEGKVAIISGGASGIGLGTAKLLAQHGAKIAMIDVNDEGKKEADKINKEGGYAEFFKCDVTSYENVKNTVNEIKDRFDKVDILFNNAGVTVRKTVVELEEHEWDFVINVGLKGTYLLSKFVIPIMAENGGGSIINTGSGWGLKGGDDAAAYCAVKGGIVNLTRAMAIDHGKDNIRVNSVNPGDTDTAMLRDEGVQTGLVKDAESEEIYLKDCGTDRPLARIGMPEDIANAVLFLCSDLSSWVTGSALVVDGGGIA, encoded by the coding sequence TTGCTATTATTTCGGGTGGTGCATCTGGAATTGGCTTAGGGACAGCAAAACTTTTGGCCCAACATGGTGCAAAGATAGCCATGATTGATGTAAATGATGAAGGTAAAAAAGAAGCAGACAAGATTAATAAAGAGGGTGGATACGCAGAATTTTTCAAGTGTGATGTTACATCATATGAAAATGTGAAAAATACTGTAAATGAAATAAAAGATAGGTTTGATAAAGTAGATATATTATTCAATAATGCAGGAGTAACAGTGAGAAAGACTGTTGTGGAATTAGAAGAACATGAATGGGATTTTGTAATTAATGTGGGTCTTAAGGGAACATATTTATTATCAAAATTTGTTATACCAATAATGGCTGAAAATGGTGGTGGAAGTATCATTAATACTGGATCAGGATGGGGACTAAAGGGCGGTGACGATGCTGCTGCTTATTGCGCTGTTAAAGGCGGAATCGTAAATTTAACTAGGGCTATGGCAATTGATCATGGTAAAGACAATATTAGAGTAAATAGTGTAAACCCAGGAGATACGGATACAGCCATGTTAAGAGATGAGGGAGTACAAACTGGACTTGTAAAAGATGCAGAAAGTGAAGAAATTTACTTAAAAGACTGTGGAACAGATAGACCATTGGCAAGAATAGGTATGCCTGAAGATATAGCTAATGCAGTGCTATTCTTATGTAGTGATTTATCTAGTTGGGTAACTGGATCAGCACTAGTTGTTGATGGTGGAGGAATTGCTTAA
- a CDS encoding Na+/H+ antiporter NhaC family protein translates to MAIIKISPIFVLAGLMISGMDVLLAAPMATIVAVLIAMATEKYSFKKILDLALDNVREIVIVFFILMFAYGLAESFMATGVGASIIIMSLKMGVTAKSVAVVGFIVTCILSIATGTSWGTFAACAPVFLWLNHIVGGDILLTVASIAGGACFGDNIGLISDTTVLSSGLQQVEIIHRVRHQGPWSGLCLIATAIVIFVTGTIMGLPSTVGNATEAINQIPPEAWASLAEQRASAVTLLEQVQAGVPFYMIIPLIIVIGMAIKGFQTMICLGAGIVSSLILGTVAGTVESLNGFLELIYTGFSDAGSWSIVMMMWVAAFGGIMNSMKAFEPISKGIISMAKNVRQLMCCNALLCLIGNAALGDETAEIVTISPIMKTITDENVEASEEDMYKLRLRNATFADAMGVYGSQLIPWHCFVLFYVAIAKAVYPLHSFVPTDIIRYNFMAYIAVGSMLILTFTGWDRFIPLFALPREPKVKLRKQKSLVK, encoded by the coding sequence ATGGCAATAATAAAAATATCACCTATATTTGTACTGGCAGGACTTATGATAAGTGGAATGGATGTACTATTGGCAGCACCAATGGCTACAATAGTTGCTGTTTTAATTGCTATGGCTACTGAAAAGTATTCTTTCAAGAAAATTCTAGATTTGGCCTTAGACAATGTTAGGGAAATCGTAATCGTATTTTTTATTCTTATGTTTGCTTATGGTTTGGCAGAATCCTTTATGGCTACAGGTGTTGGAGCGTCTATCATCATCATGTCTCTAAAGATGGGTGTAACGGCAAAGAGTGTGGCAGTAGTTGGCTTTATAGTTACATGTATATTATCAATTGCAACGGGAACTAGTTGGGGAACATTTGCAGCCTGTGCTCCTGTATTTTTATGGTTAAACCATATAGTAGGTGGAGATATACTATTGACAGTGGCATCTATCGCTGGTGGAGCCTGTTTTGGAGATAATATTGGTCTTATATCTGATACGACAGTGCTAAGTTCTGGATTACAACAAGTAGAAATTATACACAGGGTTAGACATCAAGGACCTTGGTCTGGACTATGTTTAATTGCAACTGCCATAGTAATATTTGTAACAGGAACTATTATGGGTCTTCCTTCAACAGTGGGAAATGCCACAGAGGCAATAAATCAAATTCCTCCAGAAGCATGGGCTTCGTTAGCAGAGCAAAGAGCATCAGCAGTAACCTTATTAGAACAGGTTCAGGCAGGGGTACCATTTTATATGATAATACCTCTTATTATCGTTATAGGTATGGCTATTAAAGGTTTCCAAACAATGATTTGTTTAGGAGCTGGAATCGTATCTTCTTTAATATTAGGAACAGTTGCTGGAACAGTTGAATCCTTAAATGGATTTTTAGAATTAATATATACAGGTTTTTCCGATGCAGGTAGTTGGTCCATAGTAATGATGATGTGGGTAGCTGCATTTGGAGGAATAATGAATAGTATGAAGGCCTTTGAACCTATATCTAAGGGTATAATATCTATGGCTAAGAATGTTAGACAGTTAATGTGCTGTAATGCACTATTATGTTTAATTGGTAATGCTGCTTTAGGTGATGAAACGGCAGAAATAGTAACAATAAGTCCTATCATGAAAACTATAACTGATGAAAACGTGGAAGCTAGTGAAGAGGATATGTATAAGTTAAGACTTAGAAATGCCACTTTTGCGGATGCAATGGGAGTTTATGGATCACAGCTTATTCCTTGGCATTGTTTCGTATTATTCTATGTGGCTATAGCAAAAGCTGTATATCCTCTTCATAGTTTTGTTCCGACAGATATTATAAGATATAACTTTATGGCCTATATAGCAGTGGGATCCATGTTGATCTTAACGTTTACTGGTTGGGATAGATTCATACCACTATTTGCTCTACCACGTGAACCTAAAGTTAAGTTAAGAAAACAGAAGTCTTTAGTAAAATAA